CACCAACCACCTGCGGGAACTGGGCGGCATCAGCAATACCGCCGCTAACCTGGAGGTAGCAATTGCCGGCGAGAATTATGAGAACACCGAGATGTACCCGGCTTTTGACGCCGTGGCCAGGCTTCAGCAGGAAAAGGGCGCCATCCGCAGCATTCACTATGCCCTGGAGGCCGAAAAAATCCATGAAGCCATGTACATCGAGACCAGAGATTCGGTCGCATCAGGCAAGGACATCAAGCCTGCCCCTGTTTTTATCTGTCCTGTGTGCGGCCACACGGTCATCGGTGAAGCCCCGGACAAGTGCCCCATCTGCGGTGTACCCAAAGACAAGTATCACCAATTCTGATTGGTGATGAATCGAGCTGTATGAGACCTCAATTCCGAGTTTGTTATCAGAACTGTCGGAGGGAACGATAATGAATGAGGACCGATGGAAAGCAAGGAAAGTGGTAATAGTAGGTGCGGGCGCGGTAGGGTCTACTTTTGCCTACGCGCTGGCTCAAAATGGTCTGGCTGATGAAATCGTCCTGATAGACCGTAATCGTGAGCTCATGGAGGGACAAGTGCTCGATCTTGCGCATGGTTTGCCCTTTTTCCCTCCAGTTCAGATTTCCGTAGGAGAGATAAGTGATTACACGGATGCGCAGGTGGTGGTGATTGCTGCTGGTGCTAAACAAGCCCCGGGTGAATCCCGCCTGAGCCTTCTTCAAAGAAATGCGGTAATTATCGAGGGTATTGTTGATGACATCGTGAGTCATAATTCACCAGCCGTAATGGTTGTGGTGAGTAATCCCGTTGATGTCCTCAC
This genomic window from Candidatus Neomarinimicrobiota bacterium contains:
- a CDS encoding rubrerythrin family protein, whose amino-acid sequence is MHAMTRANLEAAFAGESQAHMKYAIFADKAEREGYPEVARLFRAISFAEKVHATNHLRELGGISNTAANLEVAIAGENYENTEMYPAFDAVARLQQEKGAIRSIHYALEAEKIHEAMYIETRDSVASGKDIKPAPVFICPVCGHTVIGEAPDKCPICGVPKDKYHQF